Proteins encoded within one genomic window of Hevea brasiliensis isolate MT/VB/25A 57/8 chromosome 8, ASM3005281v1, whole genome shotgun sequence:
- the LOC110659843 gene encoding B3 domain-containing protein Os01g0234100 isoform X1: MDAKEEGEATTPPPSSAAASQSSPLSRQITIYSYPKARKRKSRGSKTNLTQIHKESPEPNSGTELGLCDKFSKPTSCKQKRGVVNDFYDSSESKSSAMERAEEIQESLEASFPSFAKALVRSNVTVGFWMHLPMRFCKLHLPKHDTTVFLETENGEEYIINYISERTALSGGWKAFCSAHKLHEGDVLVFHLVKPLRFKVYIVRGTVSAKTNGKLDIQKVDAPEKQITSEDRDEKDIQGHKKGKHMELPSTDLQDNNQENSLMVLNEEPGATKSENDTEDHCLKTLEVVTSSGTAADFKDVESIESFSILINGLAIECELSDHQRTKYYELCCSQRSFLHDNLLKSINYKLAAEIIIETVNVSEAIRASNLTSSHADFAVWDKTLKGFELLGMNVGFLRSRLSRLMSLAAESEAAVESECREFRVEQARLDAEMRSLESKLMELKEQRERLDAEIEALKVNAEMHELMFQEAVNAPW, encoded by the exons ATGGATgccaaggaagaaggagaagccaCTACTCCTCCTCCTTCTTCTGCTGCTGCTTCTCAGTCTTCTCCTCTCTCTAGGCAAATCACCATTTATTCCTATCCCAAG GCTAGGAAAAGGAAGTCACGAGGGTCCAAGACAAACCTGACCCAGATCCATAAGGAGTCTCCAGAACCTAACAGCGGCACTGAACTT GGCTTATGTGATAAATTCAGCAAGCCTACAAG CTGCAAACAAAAGAGAGGCGTGGTCAATGATTTCTATGATAGCTCTGAATCTAAGTCTTCTGCTATGGAGCGGGCAGAGGAGATTCAAGAAAGTTTAGAAGCTTCATTCCCTAGCTTTGCAAAGGCTTTGGTTCGGTCAAATGTTACTGTTGGATTTTGGATG CATCTTCCTATGCGATTCTGCAAACTGCATTTGCCAAAGCATGACACAACAGTTTTCTTGGAAACTGAAAATGGAGAAGAAtacataataaattatatttcagaaAGGACAGCACTGAGTGGTGGATGGAAAGCATTCTGCTCTGCACACAAGTTACATGAGGGTGATGTCCTTGTTTTCCATTTAGTCAAACCTTTAAGGTTTAAG GTGTACATAGTGCGAGGAACTGTTTCAGCCAAAACTAATGGGAAGTTAGATATTCAAAAAGTGGATGCTCCTGAAAAACAAATCACCTCTG AAGATCGAGATGAGAAGGACATACAAGGGCATAAAAAGGGCAAGCATATGGAGCTTCCTTCAACAGACCTGCAGGACAATAACCAGGAGAATAGCCTGATGGTTTTGAATGAAGAGCCTGGAGCAACTAAATCTGAGAATGACACTGAAGATCATTGCTTGAAAACTTTGGAAGTTGTCACATCTTCAGGAACTGCTGCTGATTTTAAAGACGTAGAAAGCATTGAAAGTTTCAGCATTCTCATCAATGGCTTGGCTATAGAATGCGAGCTTTCTGATCACCAAAGGACTAAATACTACGAGTTATGCTGCTCACAAAGATCATTTCTGCATGACAATCTTCTCAAGAGTATTAATTATAAATTGGCTGCTGAAATAATAATTGAAACTGTTAATGTTTCAGAGGCCATCAGAGCTTCCAACCTTACCAGCTCTCATGCAGATTTTGCAGTTTGGGACAAGACTTTGAAAGGCTTTGAGTTGCTGGGCATGAATGTTGGGTTTTTACGATCTCGGTTGAGCAGGCTAATGAGCCTTGCTGCAGAATCAGAAGCGGCTGTTGAATCAGAGTGTAGAGAATTTAGAGTAGAACAAGCTCGTTTAGATGCTGAGATGAGAAGTCTTGAATCGAAGCTTATGGAATTGAAAGAGCAAAGAGAAAGGCTAGATGCTGAGATAGAGGCTCTGAAGGTGAATGCTGAAATGCATGAGCTGATGTTTCAGGAAGCAGTGAATGCTCCATGGTAG
- the LOC110659843 gene encoding B3 domain-containing protein Os01g0234100 isoform X2, whose protein sequence is MDAKEEGEATTPPPSSAAASQSSPLSRQITIYSYPKARKRKSRGSKTNLTQIHKESPEPNSGTELGLCDKFSKPTSCKQKRGVVNDFYDSSESKSSAMERAEEIQESLEASFPSFAKALVRSNVTVGFWMHLPMRFCKLHLPKHDTTVFLETENGEEYIINYISERTALSGGWKAFCSAHKLHEGDVLVFHLVKPLRFKVYIVRGTVSAKTNGKLDIQKVDAPEKQITSDRDEKDIQGHKKGKHMELPSTDLQDNNQENSLMVLNEEPGATKSENDTEDHCLKTLEVVTSSGTAADFKDVESIESFSILINGLAIECELSDHQRTKYYELCCSQRSFLHDNLLKSINYKLAAEIIIETVNVSEAIRASNLTSSHADFAVWDKTLKGFELLGMNVGFLRSRLSRLMSLAAESEAAVESECREFRVEQARLDAEMRSLESKLMELKEQRERLDAEIEALKVNAEMHELMFQEAVNAPW, encoded by the exons ATGGATgccaaggaagaaggagaagccaCTACTCCTCCTCCTTCTTCTGCTGCTGCTTCTCAGTCTTCTCCTCTCTCTAGGCAAATCACCATTTATTCCTATCCCAAG GCTAGGAAAAGGAAGTCACGAGGGTCCAAGACAAACCTGACCCAGATCCATAAGGAGTCTCCAGAACCTAACAGCGGCACTGAACTT GGCTTATGTGATAAATTCAGCAAGCCTACAAG CTGCAAACAAAAGAGAGGCGTGGTCAATGATTTCTATGATAGCTCTGAATCTAAGTCTTCTGCTATGGAGCGGGCAGAGGAGATTCAAGAAAGTTTAGAAGCTTCATTCCCTAGCTTTGCAAAGGCTTTGGTTCGGTCAAATGTTACTGTTGGATTTTGGATG CATCTTCCTATGCGATTCTGCAAACTGCATTTGCCAAAGCATGACACAACAGTTTTCTTGGAAACTGAAAATGGAGAAGAAtacataataaattatatttcagaaAGGACAGCACTGAGTGGTGGATGGAAAGCATTCTGCTCTGCACACAAGTTACATGAGGGTGATGTCCTTGTTTTCCATTTAGTCAAACCTTTAAGGTTTAAG GTGTACATAGTGCGAGGAACTGTTTCAGCCAAAACTAATGGGAAGTTAGATATTCAAAAAGTGGATGCTCCTGAAAAACAAATCACCTCTG ATCGAGATGAGAAGGACATACAAGGGCATAAAAAGGGCAAGCATATGGAGCTTCCTTCAACAGACCTGCAGGACAATAACCAGGAGAATAGCCTGATGGTTTTGAATGAAGAGCCTGGAGCAACTAAATCTGAGAATGACACTGAAGATCATTGCTTGAAAACTTTGGAAGTTGTCACATCTTCAGGAACTGCTGCTGATTTTAAAGACGTAGAAAGCATTGAAAGTTTCAGCATTCTCATCAATGGCTTGGCTATAGAATGCGAGCTTTCTGATCACCAAAGGACTAAATACTACGAGTTATGCTGCTCACAAAGATCATTTCTGCATGACAATCTTCTCAAGAGTATTAATTATAAATTGGCTGCTGAAATAATAATTGAAACTGTTAATGTTTCAGAGGCCATCAGAGCTTCCAACCTTACCAGCTCTCATGCAGATTTTGCAGTTTGGGACAAGACTTTGAAAGGCTTTGAGTTGCTGGGCATGAATGTTGGGTTTTTACGATCTCGGTTGAGCAGGCTAATGAGCCTTGCTGCAGAATCAGAAGCGGCTGTTGAATCAGAGTGTAGAGAATTTAGAGTAGAACAAGCTCGTTTAGATGCTGAGATGAGAAGTCTTGAATCGAAGCTTATGGAATTGAAAGAGCAAAGAGAAAGGCTAGATGCTGAGATAGAGGCTCTGAAGGTGAATGCTGAAATGCATGAGCTGATGTTTCAGGAAGCAGTGAATGCTCCATGGTAG